AGAGGATCTGATAATATAAATTTTGAAACCGCCAGCAATAGAAAAATTATTGAGGCTGTGCGTAAAAGGTTATTTCTCCTTGATGAAGTTAATGAATACAAAATCAAAGGTTTTTTTGGAGAAGACACTACTGGATACATTACTATTGTCAGTAAGGATAAGATTGAGGGGATTTTGCCAAAAGATTTGGATAGAATCAATTTGATTCTCGAAAACGAAAATAGCTCCAGAAAAGTGATTATCAATGAAGTCTCCAATAAATATAGCTATACGGAGACAAAAAAAGCTTTCTATAATTTGAATATCGATAAATCTCCTAAAGGCACACTTATTAGAAATTTTGAAGGTAAATGGGATATAAAATAAGAGAGTGATATGATCTGCTCAAATTGTGGTGCAAGTATTTCAAGCATAGATGAGTTTTGTCCGACATGTAATTTTAGGATTGTTGAAGCAACACTTTATAAACTGATACTTCCTATAAGTACTGATAATGAAAAAATCATTAAGCTTACTGCCACAATAACAGATTCAGACTATAATAGTGCTAAAATCCTTTTAAGCAGACCAGGTGCGGTGATTATGGGCAATCTCTTGCTATCAAAAGCTGTAGGTATAAACAGACAATTTCAAAAACTTGGATATAAATTAAACCTCGAATTAGATGAAACAAACCAAAGAACCCCAAAAGATCCCGTTTTGGTTAACAGTGAGAATCCAAAAAAAGTAAAAAAGAAACTAAGTCTTCTCAATCTGTTAATACTATCAACGCTTATGCTAATTATTGGAATTGTTGCGTCTGTTGGCTTAAACACAAAAAATGACATT
This is a stretch of genomic DNA from Candidatus Delongbacteria bacterium. It encodes these proteins:
- a CDS encoding DUF1318 domain-containing protein — its product is MKIIIIIFIIFMFSCTVKMPDIKITGEKTTLEKQILGEYLSIEETEWMLISERGSDNINFETASNRKIIEAVRKRLFLLDEVNEYKIKGFFGEDTTGYITIVSKDKIEGILPKDLDRINLILENENSSRKVIINEVSNKYSYTETKKAFYNLNIDKSPKGTLIRNFEGKWDIK